In Desulfosoma sp., the genomic stretch TTGATCGTATGAATCGGCAGATAAGCCATTCCGAAGGGCAGGGTTACGGCTTGATTCTGTCTGTTTCCGTCGATGACCGGCAGGCTTTTGATCTCATTTGGCAATGGACTCAAAATAACCTGCAGGTACGCGGTTCGGATCGCTTACTGGCTTGGGCCTGGGGACAAAGACCTAACGGAAAGTGGCGTGTGCTTGATTTGAACAACGCTACGGACGGTGATCTTTTAGTGATCTATGGACTCTTGAAGGGTTTCGAGCGTTGGGGGGATGCGGGCCTTCGAACCAAAGCCTTGGAACTGGCCGGCGCTGTTAAGGAACACCTGATTGGGAACATAAAAGACCGTCCACTTCTTCTTCCCGGCTACTACGGCTTTTTCGAGGAACAAGGCCTTGTGGTGAATTTATCGTACTATTTTTTTCCGGCTTTTCAGATCCTAGCTCGCTATGACAATGACCCGATTTGGAACCGTCTAGTTCAAAGCGGTTTGGAAATGCTGAATCGTTTTCGAAGCCTCTCCTGGAATCTTCCTCCGGATTGGATCCTAGTGCGAGAGGAGGCTATGGAGGTTTTTAAAAAAAGGTCTTCCCGCTTCGGCTATGAGGCCGTGCGAATCCCGTTGTATCTGGCCTGGGCGGACCATCGGGAAGCTCTTCAACAATGGTCAGGAATGTTAGATTGGGTGGACAGAAATGAGTCCTTGCCCCTGTGGGTCGATGTTCTGGAACCGGCGGTATCTTTAGACGAAGCACCGGGAGGGTTTCACGCCGTGTGGGCGGCGGCAGCTCAAAAACTGAACAAATTAAAGACCGCCGAAAAGCTTTGGAGACTGGCCCGCGAAAAGGTGGTTCATGAAAAGGAGGACTACTATTCCAATACCCTGTACCTCCTGAGCCTTCGATCGGTGGAAGGTCTCTAGGTCAATTTAGGGTTGTCGCTTCTTACCAAAAGCCTCGTAGGGTCAGACCGTGACTGCGCAAGTAGGGGAAAGCCCATGTGCGCCTCAGGGCTGGCCCCACGGACGTCCATAGACGATCAGGCCCGCGCGTACCTGTGTAGGGGCGGACCTTTATGTCCGTCCTGAACCCGACCGGCAATGGGAAATCCTCAGGGACACACACCGGTGCGCCCCTACAAGCAGCCGTTTTCACCATGGACGGACATTTCATGCAAATCCGGCAAGGCAAACCTTATTTCCAAGCATTCGCACAGTCCGAAACGCCGAACACGCCGGACCCAGAAATGTCGGAAAAACGTTAAGAGCCCACTCCCGACGAGGTGAAAAGCCCTATGAAAACCCTCTTTTTTTTCAAACCGCTGGGCGCACGTTCTAGAACCGATTTTCGGCTGGAATCGCCGGCGTCCTGCCCGCATCAAGAGCGGGGCGAGGGCCCACGCTCCCTGGAACACCATCGCTTTTCTTCATTATCGGACAGGCTTTTGGCTCTAAATCCTTTTGCTTCTTTCCGCCGACGGTGTCGAAGCCATCACTCGCATTCCGTAAGATGCCTGGTGGGAGCAATCCTGGCCCTCACGCTTTTCGGAGTCCTGCAAGCCAGGGCTCAGGAATCCAATCAGGCGGCATTGATTCATGTGGAAAAGGGATCGCAGGAACACCTCCTGTTTCCGAAGGCCGTTTCTGTTCCCGTGGCATCGCACCCCGCTGCCGAGCAGCCTCCCCGTTCGACGGGGAATTTCCAGCACGATGTTCAGGAAAAACGGCCTGTAGGGAATCCTCTGGACATGGCACGCACTCGCCTGACCATCGCCTGGGGTTACTACAATCAGGCTCGATACCAGGATGCTGCAAGACTTTTTGAAGAGTTGACCCGCGAGGAAGCATTGAAGAGTGTCACCGAGGAAGCTCGATTGGGTCTGGCGTACAGCTTGATTCGATTGAACCGTCTTTCGGACGCTGCGGACTTGCTGGAAGATTTGGTGACTCAGGGCATCAGACTTGAAGAAACGGCACCTGCTCTAGTGGAAACCCTCCTGACTCTCAAACGGTATCAGGATGCGGAAAAGTATCTACCTCTTTTGCGCTGAAGCTTTTGTCTGGAAGTTCCCCGAAACTTTCGGTTCGTGATGGATATTTTCGTGACGCATAAGACTCTAGAATCATTTGTAAAGATTGGCTGTGTAAGGGACAGTGTTTTGGTGTGAAGGTTTCAGGCCAA encodes the following:
- a CDS encoding glycosyl hydrolase family 8, with the translated sequence MRVKISVVFLGMILVMGKPFTALGLERALWDSYKNRFVSPDGRIIDRMNRQISHSEGQGYGLILSVSVDDRQAFDLIWQWTQNNLQVRGSDRLLAWAWGQRPNGKWRVLDLNNATDGDLLVIYGLLKGFERWGDAGLRTKALELAGAVKEHLIGNIKDRPLLLPGYYGFFEEQGLVVNLSYYFFPAFQILARYDNDPIWNRLVQSGLEMLNRFRSLSWNLPPDWILVREEAMEVFKKRSSRFGYEAVRIPLYLAWADHREALQQWSGMLDWVDRNESLPLWVDVLEPAVSLDEAPGGFHAVWAAAAQKLNKLKTAEKLWRLAREKVVHEKEDYYSNTLYLLSLRSVEGL
- a CDS encoding tetratricopeptide repeat protein, which translates into the protein MGAILALTLFGVLQARAQESNQAALIHVEKGSQEHLLFPKAVSVPVASHPAAEQPPRSTGNFQHDVQEKRPVGNPLDMARTRLTIAWGYYNQARYQDAARLFEELTREEALKSVTEEARLGLAYSLIRLNRLSDAADLLEDLVTQGIRLEETAPALVETLLTLKRYQDAEKYLPLLR